Proteins from one Sphingopyxis terrae subsp. terrae NBRC 15098 genomic window:
- a CDS encoding conjugal transfer protein TraV yields the protein MGFSHRILASACLAVLTSGCATFGTNIEGDFTCRAPKGDCAPSQVIDARATKDLSASGPVHDGLRPPVSVASGDQARTSERTLRIVFPAHIDETGTLHDDAVAWAVVENPRWAAELRRKAGEDTAPPLMRQLRRQLKAAQAKSDLLNETMALPPAEQPETETFDLGQPFQPLSSLEDIPSASPLVLPSTAREAVAGASAPAVEGFDMAQPPHDRTPRPSADKAPLIFPTIEAIEAAKNAAKAQKEPK from the coding sequence ATGGGATTTTCCCACCGTATTCTCGCCTCTGCCTGCCTTGCCGTGCTGACCAGCGGCTGCGCCACCTTCGGCACCAATATCGAAGGCGATTTCACCTGCCGTGCCCCCAAGGGCGACTGCGCACCCAGCCAGGTGATCGATGCCCGCGCCACCAAGGATTTGTCCGCGAGCGGACCGGTCCATGACGGTCTGCGTCCCCCTGTTTCCGTCGCATCCGGCGATCAGGCCCGCACCTCCGAGCGTACGCTCAGGATCGTCTTTCCGGCGCACATCGATGAAACCGGGACGCTGCACGACGATGCGGTCGCCTGGGCGGTGGTCGAAAATCCGCGCTGGGCCGCAGAACTGCGCCGCAAGGCAGGTGAGGATACCGCCCCGCCGCTGATGCGGCAGCTCAGGCGCCAGCTGAAGGCCGCGCAGGCCAAGAGCGATCTCCTGAACGAAACCATGGCCCTTCCCCCGGCCGAACAGCCTGAAACCGAGACGTTCGATCTCGGACAGCCCTTTCAGCCTTTGTCCTCGCTTGAGGACATCCCCTCTGCCTCGCCGCTGGTCCTCCCCTCCACGGCGCGCGAGGCGGTTGCCGGTGCGAGCGCACCGGCGGTCGAGGGGTTCGACATGGCGCAGCCCCCGCATGATCGAACCCCTCGGCCATCTGCCGACAAGGCCCCGCTGATCTTCCCGACCATCGAGGCAATCGAGGCCGCCAAGAACGCCGCCAAGGCACAAAAGGAGCCCAAGTGA
- a CDS encoding TrbI F-type domain-containing protein translates to MGAVNWTAVALGLSMVGSALWGVWATDKLLALDKREVVTVQLSRIMGDFIEAEARAGRPPEETKMRVQAYLQAVEASVGHLGREGRTVLVAEAVVAGSTPDLTEAVRADVARRVGAIPDARR, encoded by the coding sequence ATGGGTGCGGTGAACTGGACCGCCGTCGCGCTCGGTTTGAGCATGGTCGGCTCGGCGCTCTGGGGCGTCTGGGCCACCGACAAGCTGCTCGCGCTCGACAAGCGCGAAGTGGTGACCGTGCAGCTGAGCCGCATCATGGGCGACTTCATCGAAGCCGAAGCGCGCGCAGGCCGACCGCCCGAAGAAACCAAGATGCGCGTCCAGGCCTATCTCCAGGCGGTCGAAGCCTCGGTCGGACATCTGGGCCGCGAGGGCCGCACGGTCCTTGTCGCTGAAGCGGTGGTGGCCGGCAGCACGCCTGATCTCACCGAAGCGGTGCGCGCCGATGTCGCGCGCCGCGTGGGAGCCATTCCCGATGCGCGCCGCTGA
- the traC gene encoding type IV secretion system protein TraC, with protein sequence MAEKLKTIVDRLLTGLLGDAEHAEHDRPALMLDLLSDWLPYRVYDPTNRLYFNARSKGFVLSVTPLIGADERTGEILGSFFSEGLPAGACLQVLHLASPRISRIVAPWFAPRYVQGGVYEAIARHRAHRLYGLVWESGSQDAPFHARHHQVIVSVGVPAAKAVSNEDLKQTRDGLIAMLKSLNLGVAEVEPQQLIAIIDDLTSPTTAPQDDAVPYNPNDAIAAQAIRHDIELVIHEDRMRLVTERFRATGKIEDGVPEIGTVYPDAFDVRHFSSRNMPQRWAPWECARLIGDMFTDKLRFPCPAATMLCLVYPDQEAASAKAGFKFMRTTSLAGTRSARFLPRIGEQAAEWQHVQSELQEGRRLVRVFYGLTTYSPLGRGDRDERAIKSIYKAAGWDLADERYLQIQGLLAAMPMTLADGLGADMERLKRFKTVLSTTAANIAPMQGEYLGSVHPHLLFVGRRGQPFFWSPFENDAGNHNVAICGKSGSGKSVLLQEMCAALRGAGAQVVVIDDGRSFEHSVKLQGGRFVEFTMKAGFCLNPFSMIDGERAAEDEDYRLDCFGMVKAIVGQMARHSAKLNDTERGLIDRAVNMVWSERGVDASITGVGEALAGLGNEAASDLATAIAPYMAGGTYGAFFEGQASLDLDTDFTVFEMSDLATREELRSVVLSAIMFMTSQAMTRSPRSVRKLLLIDEAWSMLKGGSMGEFVETYARTCRKYGGALATATQSLNDYYKSDGATAALENSDWMLILQQKPETIADFKASKRLDMDDRTETLIRSLKRSGSDYSEVFIKGPETEAIGRLVLDDYSATLFSSSPQTFAAIDAEIARGHQLADAIERIAFANRT encoded by the coding sequence ATGGCCGAGAAACTCAAGACGATCGTTGACAGGCTCCTCACCGGTCTTCTGGGCGATGCCGAGCACGCTGAACATGACCGGCCTGCCCTGATGCTCGATCTACTGTCGGACTGGCTCCCCTACCGGGTCTATGATCCGACGAACCGGCTCTATTTCAACGCGCGCTCCAAAGGCTTCGTGCTCTCGGTCACTCCTCTGATCGGGGCGGACGAACGCACTGGCGAGATCCTCGGGTCATTCTTCTCCGAAGGGCTTCCGGCAGGCGCCTGTCTCCAGGTCCTGCATCTCGCCTCCCCGCGCATCAGCCGGATCGTCGCACCCTGGTTTGCGCCGCGCTATGTTCAGGGCGGCGTCTACGAGGCGATTGCCCGTCACCGCGCACATCGGCTCTACGGCCTCGTCTGGGAATCGGGTTCGCAGGACGCGCCCTTTCACGCCCGGCACCATCAGGTCATCGTTTCGGTCGGCGTGCCTGCGGCCAAGGCGGTCAGCAACGAAGATCTCAAGCAGACCCGCGACGGCCTCATCGCCATGCTGAAGTCGCTCAATCTGGGCGTTGCCGAAGTCGAGCCACAGCAACTGATCGCCATCATCGACGACCTGACTTCGCCGACCACCGCGCCGCAAGACGATGCCGTGCCCTATAATCCGAACGACGCGATCGCGGCCCAGGCGATCCGGCACGATATCGAGCTCGTCATCCACGAAGACCGGATGCGGCTCGTCACCGAGCGGTTTCGTGCGACGGGCAAGATCGAAGACGGCGTTCCCGAGATCGGCACAGTCTACCCCGATGCGTTCGACGTGCGGCATTTTTCCTCGCGCAACATGCCCCAGCGCTGGGCGCCGTGGGAATGCGCGCGACTCATCGGCGACATGTTCACCGACAAGCTGCGCTTCCCTTGCCCGGCGGCGACGATGCTGTGCCTCGTCTATCCCGATCAGGAAGCGGCTTCGGCTAAGGCCGGCTTCAAGTTCATGCGCACGACGAGCCTTGCCGGCACGCGCAGCGCGCGTTTTCTGCCCCGCATCGGCGAGCAGGCAGCCGAGTGGCAGCACGTGCAATCCGAGCTGCAGGAGGGCCGACGTTTGGTGCGGGTATTCTATGGTCTGACGACCTACTCCCCGCTCGGCCGCGGGGACCGCGACGAACGCGCGATCAAGTCGATCTACAAAGCGGCGGGCTGGGATCTTGCCGATGAGCGCTATCTGCAGATCCAGGGGCTGCTAGCGGCCATGCCGATGACGCTGGCCGATGGGCTTGGCGCGGACATGGAGCGCCTCAAGCGCTTCAAGACCGTACTGTCGACGACAGCGGCCAATATCGCTCCCATGCAGGGCGAGTATCTCGGCAGCGTCCATCCGCACCTGCTGTTCGTGGGCCGGCGCGGCCAGCCCTTCTTCTGGTCGCCGTTCGAGAACGATGCTGGCAACCACAATGTCGCGATCTGCGGCAAGTCGGGATCGGGCAAGTCTGTGCTGCTGCAGGAAATGTGCGCGGCGCTTCGAGGGGCTGGCGCGCAGGTCGTGGTCATCGACGACGGGCGCAGCTTCGAGCATTCGGTGAAGCTGCAAGGCGGCCGGTTCGTTGAGTTCACGATGAAGGCGGGCTTCTGCCTCAATCCTTTCTCGATGATCGATGGCGAACGCGCGGCCGAAGACGAGGATTACCGGCTCGACTGCTTCGGCATGGTGAAGGCCATTGTCGGCCAGATGGCGCGGCACAGCGCAAAGCTTAACGACACCGAGCGCGGCCTGATCGACCGGGCGGTCAACATGGTCTGGAGCGAACGGGGCGTCGATGCCTCGATCACCGGCGTCGGCGAAGCACTGGCCGGTCTCGGCAATGAAGCCGCGAGCGATCTTGCCACCGCGATTGCGCCATACATGGCCGGCGGCACCTATGGCGCCTTCTTCGAAGGCCAGGCGAGCCTCGATCTCGACACCGATTTCACCGTCTTCGAAATGTCGGACCTTGCCACACGCGAGGAACTGCGCAGCGTCGTTCTCTCGGCGATCATGTTCATGACCAGCCAAGCCATGACCCGCAGCCCGCGTTCGGTGAGGAAGCTGCTCTTGATCGATGAGGCGTGGTCGATGCTCAAGGGCGGCTCGATGGGCGAGTTCGTCGAAACCTATGCCCGCACCTGCCGCAAATATGGCGGGGCGCTGGCAACCGCGACGCAGTCACTCAACGACTATTACAAGTCCGATGGGGCGACCGCTGCGCTCGAAAACAGCGACTGGATGCTGATCCTCCAGCAGAAGCCCGAGACGATCGCCGATTTCAAGGCGTCGAAGCGCCTCGACATGGACGACCGCACCGAGACCCTGATCCGCAGCCTGAAGCGTTCGGGCAGCGACTATTCGGAAGTCTTCATCAAGGGCCCGGAGACCGAAGCCATCGGCCGGCTCGTGCTCGACGACTATTCGGCGACACTGTTCTCAAGCTCGCCCCAGACCTTTGCCGCGATCGATGCCGAAATCGCGCGCGGCCACCAGCTTGCCGACGCGATCGAACGGATCGCCTTTGCCAATCGAACCTGA
- a CDS encoding type-F conjugative transfer system secretin TraK, whose amino-acid sequence MAYRRKTRAWSLALCASTMLAFSGSAAQAADQFKQAADGASIECAVSARELTRFALVDDQFASVSKISTGTPYNDFAVTNEPLRGDIYVSVPETYAARSISFFATTKKGFVYKVSCQVEPVPAAQVFITNPAIATSKASGWESETPLETSAVRLIQAMANDRTVDGFEVRQSSALPARVGDLEIQLIADYRGSALAGKVIRLANRGRKPLTLAEADLASSQTLAISIAQPTLKSGESTVAFIVGSNGGLGHD is encoded by the coding sequence ATGGCTTACCGACGCAAGACACGCGCGTGGAGCCTGGCTCTTTGCGCCAGCACCATGCTCGCATTTTCAGGGAGCGCCGCGCAGGCCGCCGACCAGTTCAAACAGGCGGCAGACGGAGCGAGCATCGAATGCGCCGTGTCGGCCCGCGAGCTGACGCGCTTCGCGCTGGTCGACGACCAGTTTGCCAGCGTTTCGAAGATCTCGACCGGCACGCCGTACAACGATTTTGCGGTCACCAACGAACCGCTGCGCGGCGACATCTACGTGTCGGTGCCCGAGACCTATGCGGCGCGGTCGATCAGCTTCTTCGCCACGACCAAGAAGGGCTTCGTCTACAAGGTTTCCTGCCAGGTCGAGCCTGTCCCGGCAGCGCAGGTCTTCATCACCAACCCGGCGATCGCGACAAGCAAGGCATCTGGCTGGGAAAGCGAAACGCCGCTGGAGACGAGCGCAGTGCGGCTCATCCAGGCCATGGCCAATGACCGGACGGTCGATGGCTTCGAGGTCAGGCAATCCTCCGCCCTTCCGGCACGGGTCGGCGATCTCGAAATCCAGCTCATCGCCGATTACCGCGGAAGCGCGCTTGCCGGAAAGGTCATCCGTCTGGCGAACCGTGGCCGCAAGCCGCTGACGCTTGCCGAAGCGGATCTCGCGTCCTCCCAGACACTCGCAATCTCGATCGCCCAGCCCACTCTCAAATCGGGAGAAAGCACGGTCGCCTTCATCGTCGGTTCGAACGGAGGGTTGGGCCATGACTGA
- a CDS encoding S26 family signal peptidase codes for MRAADLVLHSPTGRRLALWAGLGAAALGLTSLAAFSKDHALMINASPSLPYWAIWLDRGALPQRGEVILFDPPASPLLERHFGKKPKPFGKKVSGMPGDIVTEKDRSFFVNGRKVAVAKQASRFGEPLALGPTGVVPQGCYFVTTAHKDGFDSRYAAIGWICARRILGVGRPIL; via the coding sequence ATGCGCGCCGCTGATCTTGTCCTCCACTCGCCCACCGGGCGGCGCCTCGCGCTGTGGGCAGGGCTTGGCGCTGCCGCGCTCGGGCTCACCTCGCTCGCCGCCTTCTCGAAGGACCATGCGCTGATGATCAACGCCAGTCCGAGCCTGCCATACTGGGCGATCTGGCTCGATCGCGGCGCGCTGCCACAGCGCGGCGAGGTCATTCTGTTCGATCCGCCCGCCTCGCCGCTGCTCGAAAGGCACTTCGGCAAGAAGCCCAAGCCGTTCGGCAAGAAGGTGAGCGGCATGCCAGGCGATATCGTGACCGAAAAGGATCGCAGCTTCTTCGTCAATGGCCGCAAGGTTGCGGTAGCCAAGCAAGCAAGCCGTTTCGGCGAGCCGCTGGCGCTCGGTCCGACTGGCGTGGTGCCTCAAGGCTGCTATTTTGTCACCACCGCACACAAGGACGGCTTCGACAGCCGCTATGCGGCGATCGGGTGGATCTGCGCCAGGCGCATTCTCGGGGTCGGGAGGCCGATCCTGTGA
- the trbC gene encoding type-F conjugative transfer system pilin assembly protein TrbC, which produces MKILPHLLVIASITGAAAMAGAAAQTSEPELDLEAIRARAKVEASEADALAASARARAEAVLSQANASAAEAQAHGKRYTEQAARTARPESEDVFDFDKMVADAGTMASEGLGEAPRFIAFASLSMPPAALRAMADDVARAGGVVVLRGLPGGSAKTLTAALAKVAADGGKLDAVGIDPRLFRAFGIETVPTYVVTSSDFDLCDGFDCRTQVPPHDRMSGNVSVSYALETFAQGGGPGALLASQHLARLQRSVP; this is translated from the coding sequence ATGAAAATACTCCCTCATCTCCTTGTAATCGCGTCGATCACTGGCGCCGCCGCCATGGCGGGAGCCGCAGCGCAGACGAGCGAGCCCGAGCTCGATCTCGAAGCGATACGCGCCCGCGCCAAGGTCGAGGCGAGCGAAGCCGATGCGCTTGCCGCCAGTGCCCGCGCGCGCGCCGAAGCGGTCCTTAGCCAAGCCAATGCCAGCGCCGCCGAAGCCCAGGCGCACGGCAAGCGCTACACCGAGCAGGCGGCAAGAACCGCGCGGCCAGAAAGTGAGGACGTCTTCGACTTCGACAAGATGGTGGCCGACGCGGGCACCATGGCCAGCGAGGGCTTGGGTGAAGCACCCCGCTTCATCGCCTTCGCTTCGCTCTCGATGCCGCCGGCAGCCTTGCGCGCCATGGCGGACGACGTCGCCCGCGCAGGCGGTGTGGTCGTGCTTCGCGGGCTGCCAGGAGGCAGCGCCAAGACCCTGACTGCGGCGCTCGCGAAAGTCGCAGCGGACGGCGGCAAGCTCGACGCGGTCGGCATCGATCCGCGCCTGTTTCGCGCCTTCGGAATCGAGACGGTCCCCACTTATGTGGTGACCAGCAGCGACTTCGATCTCTGCGATGGCTTCGATTGCCGGACCCAGGTTCCGCCCCACGACCGGATGAGCGGTAATGTGAGCGTGTCCTATGCGCTCGAAACCTTCGCGCAGGGCGGCGGTCCCGGCGCCCTTCTCGCATCCCAGCATCTCGCCCGCCTGCAACGGAGTGTCCCATGA
- a CDS encoding DsbC family protein produces the protein MTPATNDPTPTKPRRWLRPVATLAAVVALSAATGWGVASLASPAQAPDTAKVRAALKLRLPKTPIDAITCDGLGGLCEVASKSTLFYVDRAAKYLVIGRIYDMEARQDLTAARLLALNPDLLAAGAARRSNANEESQPAPRATPQKVSLAGLPANGAITWGPVNGPKVVVFSDFHCGYCKKLEAELKAIGARVEERPISIFGADSRRDAERVLCSPRPEVSLHMAYSGLALANPKPCDTSGLDANEAFAKAHGFNGTPVIVRPSDGAILEGYRPASVLREFLKPAKAAALAPAKKG, from the coding sequence ATGACCCCCGCCACAAATGATCCAACCCCCACCAAGCCGCGGCGCTGGCTGCGACCGGTGGCGACCCTTGCTGCCGTCGTCGCCCTGTCAGCCGCAACGGGTTGGGGCGTGGCCAGCCTCGCCTCCCCGGCCCAGGCTCCCGACACGGCAAAGGTGCGCGCCGCGCTCAAGCTGCGCCTCCCGAAGACGCCGATCGACGCCATCACCTGCGATGGCCTTGGCGGCCTGTGCGAAGTCGCCTCGAAATCGACGCTGTTCTACGTCGATCGCGCGGCCAAATATCTGGTGATCGGGCGCATCTACGACATGGAGGCGCGGCAAGACCTGACGGCAGCCCGTCTCCTCGCACTCAACCCAGACTTGCTGGCTGCTGGTGCTGCACGGCGGAGCAATGCCAACGAAGAAAGCCAGCCCGCCCCGCGCGCCACCCCGCAGAAGGTATCGCTCGCCGGCCTGCCCGCGAACGGCGCGATCACCTGGGGACCGGTGAACGGCCCCAAGGTCGTCGTCTTCTCCGATTTCCACTGCGGCTACTGCAAGAAGCTCGAAGCCGAACTGAAGGCGATCGGCGCGCGCGTCGAGGAGCGGCCCATTTCGATCTTCGGGGCCGACAGCCGCCGCGATGCCGAACGGGTGCTGTGCTCGCCGCGCCCTGAGGTGTCACTGCATATGGCCTATTCGGGTCTCGCCCTCGCCAATCCAAAGCCGTGTGACACGAGCGGGCTCGATGCCAACGAGGCCTTTGCCAAGGCCCATGGCTTCAACGGAACGCCGGTGATCGTACGCCCGTCCGACGGCGCGATCCTTGAAGGGTATCGCCCGGCTTCCGTGCTCCGCGAATTCCTCAAGCCCGCAAAAGCGGCCGCCCTCGCTCCGGCCAAGAAAGGATAA
- a CDS encoding TraB/TrbI/VirB10 family type IV secretion system protein: MTDAPSISTPVQADPATPSPVTSLNAKTARRQKLLLGSLGALALVGGSWFILGGDDGAKSDDPTAAQTIDTAGLINRDLSQREFVATYGNRLDAVTREQKAMKDASLPREEIESQLAALKAENQAMRVDGQAAIDAISAENADLKSRLASQAAPAAASLPPPAYGPQAGGYDARGRPAQPGSTGAALGASETGLPGPGEVKLMSFTSDKAGASGLRAARPEAPPVVVEDSPDYLPPNSYAPAKVIVGVDASAGVASQTDPLPVVLRITGPARSVMQNGKVLTTRLQGCIVNGAARGDLSSEKVYVKLARMTCDQPGGRVAVSEVKGFISFAGKSGVRGRVVSREGSLVSQALLAGIVGGFGRGFSANANSVFSGVTTNADGTRSKLSGGDILGGGLGQGAADAADTVSKYLIERAEQYQPVVEMPTGIDVEIVFLDGVYVRNSQ; encoded by the coding sequence ATGACTGATGCTCCCTCGATCTCAACCCCGGTACAGGCCGATCCGGCAACGCCGTCGCCAGTAACCAGCCTCAACGCGAAGACCGCACGGCGGCAAAAGCTTCTGCTTGGCTCCTTGGGCGCACTCGCGCTTGTCGGCGGCAGCTGGTTCATCCTGGGCGGCGACGACGGCGCGAAGAGCGACGATCCCACCGCCGCCCAGACCATCGACACGGCAGGGCTCATCAATCGCGACCTTTCGCAGCGCGAGTTCGTCGCGACTTACGGCAATCGTCTCGATGCCGTCACCCGCGAGCAGAAGGCGATGAAGGACGCGAGCCTCCCGCGGGAGGAAATCGAATCCCAGCTGGCTGCACTCAAGGCTGAGAACCAGGCCATGCGGGTCGACGGCCAGGCCGCAATCGATGCGATCTCTGCCGAGAACGCGGATCTCAAGTCGCGCCTCGCCAGCCAGGCTGCCCCGGCAGCCGCAAGCTTGCCGCCACCGGCCTATGGCCCGCAGGCGGGTGGCTATGATGCGCGCGGTCGACCGGCTCAGCCCGGCTCTACGGGTGCTGCGCTGGGCGCAAGCGAAACTGGCCTGCCCGGTCCCGGCGAAGTGAAACTCATGAGCTTCACTTCTGACAAGGCTGGAGCCAGTGGCCTCAGGGCGGCCCGCCCGGAAGCGCCGCCGGTGGTAGTCGAGGACTCGCCCGACTATCTGCCGCCCAATTCCTATGCTCCTGCCAAGGTCATCGTCGGCGTCGATGCGTCGGCGGGTGTCGCAAGCCAAACCGATCCGCTTCCTGTGGTGCTGCGCATTACCGGTCCGGCGCGATCGGTCATGCAGAACGGCAAGGTTCTGACCACCCGGCTTCAGGGCTGCATCGTCAACGGCGCAGCGCGCGGCGATCTCTCGTCCGAGAAGGTTTACGTGAAGCTGGCGCGGATGACCTGCGACCAGCCCGGCGGGCGCGTCGCGGTGAGCGAGGTCAAAGGCTTCATCAGCTTTGCTGGAAAATCGGGCGTGCGTGGCCGTGTCGTCAGCCGCGAGGGCAGCCTTGTCAGCCAGGCTCTGCTTGCCGGGATTGTCGGCGGGTTCGGGCGCGGCTTTTCGGCGAACGCCAACAGCGTCTTCTCCGGCGTCACGACCAATGCCGATGGCACCCGCTCGAAGCTCTCTGGCGGCGACATCCTCGGCGGTGGGCTCGGCCAGGGCGCTGCCGATGCCGCCGATACGGTCAGCAAATATCTGATCGAGCGCGCCGAACAATACCAACCCGTCGTCGAGATGCCGACCGGCATCGATGTCGAGATCGTCTTCCTCGACGGCGTCTACGTGAGGAACTCCCAATGA
- a CDS encoding type IV conjugative transfer system protein TraE produces MFADISHERQQSLLRQRNLFALTSAGLGIALVVAVSLAATRDREVVLLPTLPKQLTVSSAGVEADYLELVTRDAALVLLNRSPEGLDYWMDEILKLADPASYGRLKADLVRIVEEQRGSDVTQAFVIRSMTVDPKGLTSDVTGTLKTFVGAQVIASDERRFRFNWTYRGLRLALSGFSQLPPKDPSKEAQ; encoded by the coding sequence ATGTTTGCCGACATTTCACACGAGCGTCAGCAATCGTTGCTACGCCAGCGCAACCTCTTTGCGCTCACCAGCGCCGGGCTCGGCATTGCGCTTGTCGTCGCTGTCAGCCTTGCTGCCACCCGCGACCGCGAAGTCGTGCTCCTGCCAACGCTCCCCAAGCAGCTCACTGTCAGCAGCGCGGGGGTCGAGGCCGACTATCTCGAACTCGTGACCCGCGATGCCGCACTCGTTCTCCTCAATCGCAGCCCCGAAGGCCTCGACTACTGGATGGACGAGATCCTGAAGCTCGCCGATCCGGCAAGCTACGGACGGCTGAAGGCCGATCTCGTCCGGATTGTCGAAGAGCAGCGGGGTTCGGATGTCACCCAGGCCTTCGTCATCCGCTCGATGACCGTCGACCCCAAGGGGCTGACTTCCGATGTGACGGGCACGCTCAAGACCTTTGTCGGCGCCCAGGTCATCGCGAGCGACGAACGCCGTTTCCGCTTCAACTGGACCTACCGGGGCCTGCGTCTCGCGCTGTCAGGCTTCAGCCAGTTGCCCCCCAAAGATCCATCGAAGGAGGCCCAGTGA
- the traW gene encoding type-F conjugative transfer system protein TraW: protein MAAPASARDYGQQGTVWSVIEPDLLEQIHARLTHLEKTGETAKLNEELKRRTIARVNRPEPVAGINAAAAARSWRFDPTISVERDIADDKGRVIVAAGTRVNPLDTVPLRVPLVFLDGDDPEQLAWATRRYASTKAKLILVRGAPLELMKARQRRFYFDQGGSLVKHFGIRAVPATVEQQGRVLIITEQPVRPKERASS, encoded by the coding sequence ATGGCCGCGCCGGCAAGTGCCCGCGACTACGGCCAGCAAGGCACGGTCTGGTCCGTGATCGAGCCTGACCTGCTCGAGCAAATCCATGCGCGTCTCACCCATCTCGAGAAGACCGGCGAGACGGCCAAGCTCAACGAGGAGCTGAAGCGGCGCACGATCGCGCGCGTCAACCGCCCTGAGCCAGTCGCGGGGATCAATGCCGCGGCGGCGGCGCGTAGCTGGCGGTTTGATCCGACGATCAGCGTGGAGCGCGACATTGCCGACGACAAGGGCCGGGTGATCGTCGCCGCCGGAACTCGGGTTAATCCGCTCGACACCGTACCGCTGCGTGTGCCGCTGGTCTTCCTCGACGGGGATGACCCCGAGCAGCTTGCCTGGGCAACCCGGCGCTATGCCAGCACCAAGGCCAAACTCATCCTCGTACGCGGCGCGCCGCTTGAACTGATGAAGGCCCGCCAGCGCCGTTTCTATTTCGACCAGGGCGGCAGCCTCGTGAAGCATTTCGGCATCCGCGCCGTGCCCGCAACCGTCGAGCAGCAGGGCCGCGTCCTTATCATTACCGAGCAGCCGGTTCGACCCAAGGAGCGCGCATCATCATGA
- the traU gene encoding conjugal transfer pilus assembly protein TraU: MSRKNRLLTWICCALLACSLSLAAASPAQASAGPGRCTGKFVNPITDICWSCLFPISVGGLKIWPSSRPDTSNPALPVCLCGLRPGIAMGFWEPVRLADVSMKPWCFVNLGGMKLDPGFDIGFKSMAGPSAVGGATQYNSQWHVHWYAYPLIYWMEIVADFLCLEQGSVDILYITEIDPLWQDSELTAIINPEAVLFANPLALAACAADCVAATAKLPTDELFWCAGCQGSMYPLNGNVSATIGHVQASRLALARFSYKLHRELVAWGTMGSKGLCGKYLMPVMRKQQYRFQATNPNPQTKGRYACAPIGASTTFMSAGQVYPAIGEDMGYLVWRKRNCCAL, encoded by the coding sequence ATGAGCAGAAAAAATCGTCTTCTCACATGGATATGCTGCGCGCTCCTTGCCTGTAGTCTGAGCCTTGCTGCCGCTTCGCCAGCGCAGGCATCTGCCGGTCCGGGCCGCTGCACAGGCAAGTTCGTCAATCCGATCACGGACATCTGCTGGTCGTGCCTGTTTCCGATCTCGGTCGGCGGCCTGAAGATCTGGCCGTCGAGCCGTCCCGACACGAGCAACCCGGCGCTCCCCGTTTGCCTGTGCGGTTTGCGGCCGGGCATCGCCATGGGCTTCTGGGAACCGGTGCGGCTTGCCGACGTCAGCATGAAGCCCTGGTGTTTCGTCAATCTCGGCGGGATGAAACTCGATCCCGGTTTCGACATCGGGTTCAAGTCGATGGCGGGTCCTTCGGCCGTGGGCGGCGCGACGCAGTACAATTCGCAGTGGCATGTCCACTGGTATGCCTATCCGCTGATCTACTGGATGGAGATCGTTGCCGATTTCCTGTGCCTCGAACAGGGCTCGGTCGACATTCTCTACATCACCGAGATCGATCCGCTCTGGCAGGACAGCGAGCTCACCGCGATCATCAATCCCGAAGCGGTTCTCTTCGCTAATCCGCTCGCGCTTGCGGCCTGTGCGGCTGACTGCGTTGCTGCGACGGCCAAGCTCCCGACCGACGAGCTCTTCTGGTGTGCGGGATGCCAGGGCAGCATGTATCCCTTGAATGGCAATGTCTCGGCGACGATTGGGCACGTCCAGGCATCGCGGCTCGCCCTCGCCCGCTTCTCCTATAAGCTCCACCGCGAACTCGTCGCCTGGGGCACGATGGGCAGCAAGGGGCTCTGCGGCAAGTATCTGATGCCGGTGATGAGGAAGCAGCAATACCGCTTCCAGGCCACCAATCCCAATCCGCAGACCAAGGGCCGCTACGCCTGCGCGCCCATTGGCGCATCCACAACCTTCATGTCGGCAGGCCAGGTCTATCCCGCCATCGGCGAGGACATGGGCTATCTGGTCTGGCGCAAACGGAACTGCTGCGCGTTATGA